The following coding sequences are from one Cervus canadensis isolate Bull #8, Minnesota chromosome 4, ASM1932006v1, whole genome shotgun sequence window:
- the TRIM7 gene encoding E3 ubiquitin-protein ligase TRIM7 isoform X2, whose translation MAAEQEKVGAEFQALRAFLVEQEGRLLGRLEELSREVTQKQNENLAQLGDEIAQLSKLSSQIQETTCKPDLDFLQEFKNTLSRCSNVPAPKPTTVSSEMKNKVWNASLKTFVLKGLLKKFKEDLREELEKEEKVELTLDPDTANPRLILSLDLKSVRLGQQAQDLPSHPRRFDTNTRVLASCGFSSGRHHWEVEVGSKDGWAFGVARESVRRKGLTPFTPEEGVWALQLNNGQYWAVTSPERTPLSCGHLSRVRVALDLEVGAVSFYAAEDMRHIYTFRVNFQERVFPLFSVCSTGTYLRIWP comes from the exons ATGGCAGCTGAGCAAGAGAAGGTAGGGGCGGAGTTCCAGGCTCTGCGGGCCTTCCTGGTGGAGCAGGAGGGTCGGCTCCTAGGCCGCCTGGAGGAGCTGTCCCGGGAGGTGACACAGAAGCAGAATGAGAACCTGGCCCAGCTTGGGGATGAGATTGCCCAGCTCTCCAAGCTCAGTAGTCAGATCCAGGAGACAACGTGCAAGCCTGATCTTGACTTTCTCCAG GAATTCAAAAATACACTAAGCAG GTGCAGCAATGTGCCTGCCCCCAAGCCAACCACAGTCTCTTCTGAGATGAAGAATAAAGTCTGGAATGCTTCCCTCAAGACCTTTGTCTTAAAGGGGCTGCTCAAGAAGTTCAAAG AGGATCTTCGAGAAGAgctggagaaagaggaaaaag TGGAGCTGACCTTAGACCCCGACACGGCCAACCCCCGCCTCATCCTCTCTCTGGATCTTAAGAGCGTGCGCCTTGGACAACAAGCCCAGGACCTGCCCAGCCACCCGCGCCGCTTCGACACCAACACACGAGTTCTGGCTTCCTGCGGTTTCTCCTCTGGGAGGCACCACTGGGAAGTGGAAGTGGGCTCCAAGGACGGCTGGGCCTTCGGCGTGGCCCGGGAGAGCGTGCGCCGCAAGGGTCTCACGCCCTTCACCCCGGAGGAGGGCGTCTGGGCGCTGCAGCTCAACAACGGGCAGTACTGGGCGGTGACCAGCCCTGAACGGACGCCCCTCAGCTGTGGGCACCTGTCCCGCGTGCGGGTCGCCCTGGACCTGGAGGTGGGGGCTGTGTCCTTCTACGCTGCAGAGGACATGCGCCACATCTATACGTTCCGCGTCAACTTCCAAGAACGCGTGTTCCCTCTTTTCTCTGTCTGCTCCACCGGCACCTACTTGCGAATCTGGCCTTGA
- the LOC122440002 gene encoding olfactory receptor 2V2-like: MEIWLNQSSSDDFVLLGIFSHSPTDLVLFSAVMMVFIMALCGNVLLICLIYMDSRLHTPMYFFLSQLSLMDLMLVCTNVPKMAVNLLSGRKSISFVGCGIQMGLFVSLVGSEGLLLGLMAYDRYVAISHPLHYPILMSQRACLQIVGSSWAFGIIDGLIQMVVVMTLPFCGLKEVDHFFCEMLSLLKLACADTSIFENFAFVCCIIMLFLPFSIIVASYARILRTVLHMRSAQAGKKSLATCSSHLTAVFLFYGAAMFIYLRPRSYRAPSHDKVVSIFYTVLTPMLNPLIYSLRNQEVMGALKKGLDRCRIGNQT, translated from the coding sequence ATGGAGATATGGTTGAATCAATCATCTTCAGATGACTTTGTCCTCTTAGGCATCTTTTCCCACAGTCCCACTGACCTTGTTCTTTTCTCAGCAGTCATGATGGTCTTCATAATGGCCCTCTGTGGGAATGTCCTCCTCATCTGCCTCATCTACATGGATTCTCGACTTCATacacccatgtacttcttccttagTCAGCTCTCCCTCATGGACCTGATGTTAGTCTGCACCAATGTACCTAAGATGGCGGTCAACCTCCTGTCTGGCAGGAAGTCCATCTCCTTTGTGGGTTGTGGCATACAAATGGGTCTTTTTGTCTCGCTCGTGGGATCTGAAGGGCTCTTGCTGGGACTCATGGcttatgaccgctatgtggccattaGCCATCCACTTCACTATCCTATCCTCATGAGTCAGAGGGCCTGTCTCCAGATTGTTGGGAGCTCCTGGGCCTTTGGGATAATAGATGGTTTGATCCAGATGGTGGTAGTAATGACATTACCTTTCTGTGGCTTGAAGGAGGTGGACCACTTCTTTTGTGAGATGTTATCCTTATTGAAGCTGGCCTGTGCAGACACATCTATTTTTGAGaactttgcttttgtttgctgCATCATCATGCTGTTTCTTCCCTTCTCCATTATCGTGGCCTCCTATGCTCGCATCCTGAGAACAGTGCTCCACATGCGCTCTGCTCAAGCTGGTAAAAAGTCTCTGGCCACCTGTTCCTCCCACCTGACAGCTGTGTTTCTCTTCTATGGGGCAGCCATGTTCATCTACCTGAGACCTAGGAGCTACCGGGCCCCAAGCCATGACAAGGTGGTATCCATCTTCTACACAGTCCTTACTCCTATGCTCAACCCTCTCATTTATAGCTTGAGAAACCAAGAGGTGATGGGAGCCCTGAAGAAGGGGCTGGACCGTTGCAGAATTGGCAACCAAACCTGA